From the Paenibacillus sp. MMS20-IR301 genome, the window AGGAAATACGGCGGGTCGGGCCTTGGATTATCCATCACCAAGTCGATTGTTGAGGCGCATCTGGGTGAAATTACTGTGAGCAGCACTCCGGGCAAAGGCAGTACCTTCAAAGTCTCCCTGCCCTGCCTGACAAATTAGCTAATGATCCGTAATTAACGATATAATACTATAAGCTCACAAAACTTTTAGGAGGTTACATCATGTACGAAATCGCCATTATTGGAGCCGGTCCTGCCGGGGCAAGTGCCGCTTTATTCGCCGCCAAGGCAGGCAAAACCACACTGCTGATCGACAATGACAAAGGCATGACCCGCAGAGGCTGGTATGAGAACTATTACGGAATCAGCGAAATCGGCGGACCGGACCTCGTAGAAACCGGACATAAGCAGGCGGTGAAATTCGGAGCCGAGCTGGTTGAGGGGCAGGCGGTCAGTCTGGCTGCAGGCGGGGAAGGCTTTATTATTGAGACGGAGAGCGGGGCTTCCTACGAGGCTAAGCATGTGGTTCTGGCTACAGGCGTTCTGACGGATCTTGCTGCCAAGGCCGGGGTAGAAACCAAAGACGGCACAGAGCCGAGAATCAAAACCGTAATCGCTGTTACCGCTGAAGGAAAAACTAATATTGAAGGCATCTGGGCAGCCGGAACCGTTGCCGGTGTAAGTGTTCACGCGATTATTACTGCCGGAGACGGTGCCAAGGTGGCCGTCAATATCATCAGCGAGCTGAACGGCGCGCGGTATGTCGATCACGACCTGCTCAAGGCGTAGCTCTCCATTATTTATTATCCATAACAAACCGCCCTTCTCTACAGCAGAGGGGGCGGTTTATTTTTATTTTTATAGAGAAAATCAAGTGTCTCCCCGGTCCGTAGCAGCCGCTCCAAACTGAGAATTACTGCACTGCCTTAGGATTTGTTCAGATGGGCAACCCGGTGCTTCCGCGCATTGGCCTGTGGCTTACCGCCGTAGAAATCCTGAACAATGTAGAGCGGACGGCCCTTCGACTCGTCATAAATCCGCCCGACATACTCGCCAAGCACGCCCAGCATGATCAGGACGAAGCCGTTGAACGTGAGGGTAATGCCAATCATCGACGCCCAGCCTTTAACGGCTGCGTCCGTAAAGATCGCCAGGTAGAGCACATACATAAGGTACAGAAATCCTGAGGCAGACAGCAGCGCTCCCAGATATCCGGCCAGCTTCAGCGGTTTATAGGAAAAGGAGGTGATCCCGTCCAGTGACAGCTTAATCATCCGTTTGAGCGGATATTTGGTCTCGCCGGCCAGCCGCTCCTCACGCTCGTATTCGATAGCCTTCTGGCGGAAGCCGACCCAGCTGACCAGGCCGCGGACAAACCGGTTTTTCTCCGGCAGACGTTTCAGCTCATCACAGACCTTGCGGTCAATCAGGCGGAAATCACCGGTGTCGACAGGGATAGAGATGTCTGTTGAATAGCGGAGCACCCGGTAAAAGAGGCTGGCGGTCCATTTCTTGAACAGGGACTCTCCCTTGCGTTTAACACGTTTCGCATATACGACCTCATAGCCTTGCTTCCACTCCACAATCATATCCAGGATCAGCTCCGGCGGGTCCTGCAAATCCGCATCAATAATGACGACAGCATCGCCCAGCGCGTAATCCATCCCCGCTGTAATGGCAATCTGGTGGCCGAAATTCCGGGACAAATCGATCAGCTTCACACTCTCATCCCAATAGCTGTATTCCTCAATCATCTGGGCACAGTTATCGGTGCTGCCGTCGTTGACGAACAGCAGCTCATAGGATTCTCCGGTCATGCCCATGACCTTTTTCAGCCGGCGGTAGGTTTCCTGAATGACAGCTTCTTCATTGAACATCGGTATAATTATGGAATAGCGCATGTTCATACTCATGGCAGCTCCTCCTCAAATGTAATAGGGAAGCGTACGGCCTCAGGATGATGCGCGCACACTCCGGGTGTAGCCTGGTATCTTAGTTAAGGGTCACTTCGTATAATGTACCGCTTCCGCCGCTTTCTGTCCCCTGCCAGTCTGCTGCCGGAACCTCTGTGCCATTCCCGGTAATCCAGGAGGTGATTTCAGAGTTGCCGCCGCCACGCCCGCCGCCGTTTCCGCCGCTGCTGACCAGGAAGTACTTCACTTGACCGCTCGCAACAAGCGCCTTAAGGCTGTCTACCGTGTAGGGTGTGTCCGATGCATTGAAGCCGTTAAGAATTACAACGGACTCATTCTCGTCAATAATATAAGGACCGGCGGTGCCGTAATCCATAGCGGCGAACAAGTACTTCTCACCGCTGTTATGCTCCTTAAGATAAGCCAGTAAGCTTTCATTGACGCCCGGCGAGCTGTTTCTGCCGCCGCCCATGCCGCCAAAACCGCTGCTGTCCGGACCGGCTGCCGGGGTCATGCTGTTATTCCCGTAAACAATCGGGGTAAAGGACCAATACAGCGGGCCAATCAGCAGCACGAGAAGCCCGGATACTGCTGCTGCACGAAGTACAGCCGTCTTGTTCAGCTTGAATATCCGCATAAGCAGAAGCAGCACGGCAGCTGCGGCTCCCGCAATCAGCACACCGGCGGACCAGCCGCTGCCGATGGTATCATCATACGGCCGGATAATATACACCTGGAGTGCAGTGGTCGCCAGTACGGCTGCCGGCAGCAGCCAGGACAGCCAGCCCTGCCGCTCCTTATAATAGCTCCAGAGCTGCAGCCAGCCTGCACCGGCCAGTGCCGCCACAGGCGGTGCCATCATAATCAGATAGTACTGGTGGAAGAATCCGGCTATGCTGAAGAAGCCCATGGCCGGTACCAGCCAGGCAAGCCAGAACAAGGCTTCTTTATGCTTCTGCGTAAAGTTCCTCCGGCGCAGGCTGGCGAATATGGAGATGCAGCCGAACAGCACGAACGGCAGCAGCCAGCTGGCCTGACCGGACAGCTCCGATTGGAACAAGCGCAGCGGGCCGGCTGTACCTGTGTTGAACATCCCGCCACCGCCGCCGTTCATACCGCCCCGTCCATCCTGCCCGGCTCCGCCGCCGAACCCGCGTCCTCCGCCATCAGTCCGGCTGCCGTCATCTCCGCCCTGCATTCCGCCGGTTTGTCCCGGCGCCATACCACGGCTGCCGGTTCCGTTCATGCCCGGCATTTCACCGCTGAACTCCGGCATATTCCCGTTCATCGCGGGCATTCCTCCGCCGTTCATCCCTCCGCCATCACCGCTGCCGCCTGTGCTCCGGTTACCGGTCAGGCGGGAGACACCATTATAGCCAAATGCCAGATTGAGCACTGAATTGGTACCGCTGCTCCCGATATATGGCCGCTTCTCCGCAGGTATGGAATCCACGATGACCGCCCAGGAGAGCGAGACTGCCAGCAGCACAGCGGTTGAAGCCGCAAGTGTAGCGATTCTCTTCTTCCAGCTGGCCCTAGCTGCCAGGAGGTAGAAGAGATAAAAGGCCGGCACAACCATATAAGCCTGCAGCATCTTCTCATTGAAGGCTACACCGATCAGCCCGAATGCAGTGAGCACACTGCCCATCCGGTGAACCCATGTGCCTCTGAACAGAAACCATGCCGCCAGCAGCAGGGTGAATACCAGCAGCGCATCAATATTATTCGTGCGGCTTACCGCCGCCGCTACCGGCGTCGCTGCCATAGCCAAGGCTGCCAGCCGTGCAGCAGCCAGACCAAAGGACGGCTTCACCAGCAGATAGACAAGCAGGACTGAACCTGCACCGCCCAGCGCCTGGGGCAGAATCACGCTCCAGCCGTGCAGGCCGAAGATCAGTGCGCTAAGACTCTGAATCCAGAACGTTACCGGCGGCTTATCAACGGTTACGGAACCGGCAGAATCAAGAGAGGCAAAGAAAAAATTGTGAAAGCTTTGCAGCATGCTCCCTACTGCGGTTGTATAATACGTATTCACATATTGATCATTCCAGATTCCATATCCGTACAGAACAGCCGCCAGCAGCAGAATACCCAGCAATACGACATCAGAACCCAGCTTTTTAAGTACATTCATCGGCTAACCACTCCAATCACTGCTTCTTGAACAGCCGGCCGGGCCTCGCCTGACCGGGTTCGCCTTCTACCTTACTCTAGGTGTATTATGGCATCCTTACCTTAACTCATAATGAATACAAGCTGAATGTTTGCTGAAACAAGGGTCTCCACAATGCATAACAAACAGCCCCGCCCGATCCTCCGCACCGCTCAAACAGCGGCAGGTCAAAGGATAGAAGCGGGGCTGCAATATATAGTGTAGAGCTTAGCCTCCCTGAAGCAGGGCTACGGCTTGCGGGCTAATGCCGCCACCTTATTCAGCGTATTCCAGTTGCGTGCAGTCAGGGTTGTTCCCAGCAGTTTATCGAGCGGCACCTTGAACAGCGGCGACTCGCTTACACTTACCTCATATAGGGTGTACATTTCTTTACCGTGAACACACAGCTTGTCCGCGCCGTCCTCGTAGGGGCGGATCTTCTCCAGTGCCTCAGCCGCCGGCTCAGTCTCCAAAAAGGAAACATACAGGCGTTTGAACTCCTCCGGCTGTGTCAGTGGAAACGGATTGCCGGCAATTGCTGCCTCCAGCTCCTCCAGGGTCCGGATGATTACGGGCACCTCGAAGCCGAATGTCTCCTCAATCCCCCGGCTGATTGCCTCTGC encodes:
- a CDS encoding glycosyltransferase family 2 protein; this encodes MSMNMRYSIIIPMFNEEAVIQETYRRLKKVMGMTGESYELLFVNDGSTDNCAQMIEEYSYWDESVKLIDLSRNFGHQIAITAGMDYALGDAVVIIDADLQDPPELILDMIVEWKQGYEVVYAKRVKRKGESLFKKWTASLFYRVLRYSTDISIPVDTGDFRLIDRKVCDELKRLPEKNRFVRGLVSWVGFRQKAIEYEREERLAGETKYPLKRMIKLSLDGITSFSYKPLKLAGYLGALLSASGFLYLMYVLYLAIFTDAAVKGWASMIGITLTFNGFVLIMLGVLGEYVGRIYDESKGRPLYIVQDFYGGKPQANARKHRVAHLNKS
- a CDS encoding FAD-dependent oxidoreductase, which produces MYEIAIIGAGPAGASAALFAAKAGKTTLLIDNDKGMTRRGWYENYYGISEIGGPDLVETGHKQAVKFGAELVEGQAVSLAAGGEGFIIETESGASYEAKHVVLATGVLTDLAAKAGVETKDGTEPRIKTVIAVTAEGKTNIEGIWAAGTVAGVSVHAIITAGDGAKVAVNIISELNGARYVDHDLLKA
- a CDS encoding DUF1697 domain-containing protein yields the protein MITYIALLRGINVGGHKLIKMQELKALFSSLQYENVRTYIQSGNVVFESGETSAGQLAEAISRGIEETFGFEVPVIIRTLEELEAAIAGNPFPLTQPEEFKRLYVSFLETEPAAEALEKIRPYEDGADKLCVHGKEMYTLYEVSVSESPLFKVPLDKLLGTTLTARNWNTLNKVAALARKP
- a CDS encoding glycosyltransferase family 39 protein; protein product: MNVLKKLGSDVVLLGILLLAAVLYGYGIWNDQYVNTYYTTAVGSMLQSFHNFFFASLDSAGSVTVDKPPVTFWIQSLSALIFGLHGWSVILPQALGGAGSVLLVYLLVKPSFGLAAARLAALAMAATPVAAAVSRTNNIDALLVFTLLLAAWFLFRGTWVHRMGSVLTAFGLIGVAFNEKMLQAYMVVPAFYLFYLLAARASWKKRIATLAASTAVLLAVSLSWAVIVDSIPAEKRPYIGSSGTNSVLNLAFGYNGVSRLTGNRSTGGSGDGGGMNGGGMPAMNGNMPEFSGEMPGMNGTGSRGMAPGQTGGMQGGDDGSRTDGGGRGFGGGAGQDGRGGMNGGGGGMFNTGTAGPLRLFQSELSGQASWLLPFVLFGCISIFASLRRRNFTQKHKEALFWLAWLVPAMGFFSIAGFFHQYYLIMMAPPVAALAGAGWLQLWSYYKERQGWLSWLLPAAVLATTALQVYIIRPYDDTIGSGWSAGVLIAGAAAAVLLLLMRIFKLNKTAVLRAAAVSGLLVLLIGPLYWSFTPIVYGNNSMTPAAGPDSSGFGGMGGGRNSSPGVNESLLAYLKEHNSGEKYLFAAMDYGTAGPYIIDENESVVILNGFNASDTPYTVDSLKALVASGQVKYFLVSSGGNGGGRGGGNSEITSWITGNGTEVPAADWQGTESGGSGTLYEVTLN